From Arachis stenosperma cultivar V10309 chromosome 2, arast.V10309.gnm1.PFL2, whole genome shotgun sequence, one genomic window encodes:
- the LOC130960305 gene encoding putative disease resistance RPP13-like protein 1 isoform X1 encodes MAAKLEGGAFLSSFVNVVLNKLSSILEDNSIPERELFRRLQKSLLAVRPVLDDADHKQFKDQEVNKWLVNLQDALYMADDLVDELNTKSAIATQRDPGNSSWPRCVVDWYLEDIDMEHIVSRLESIVELRVHLHLEEIPMEDMSWRAESTSLAEGDVYGRDTEKEEIIEMLLDGTGNLSVISIEGMGGVGKTTLAQLIYNDEKVVEKFDIRVWVCVATKFDPVNVTKAIIEEITSSSCCIVSLNSLQTELKKKLMGNTFLVVLDDVWNNQQTLWDSFVKLFLCGNKGSKILLTTRNENVDSVVSTTNLHYKLDILSIEDCWSMFLKHSSLSTKCSQYRALESIGRKIVKKCKGLPLAVKTLGGLLRNKYKEDWNIILESEIWELSEDDSKIVPALSVSYHYLPSDLKQCFVYCSLYPEDYQFDKEELILIWMAEDLLQPMGKSTLEKIGRVYFHELVARSFFQPSSTNGSLFVMHDLMHDLATFFASKFYFRVKEFGNPHVIDSKTRHLSYTTKPWDRISRLREACNGARHMRTFLYFHLLHSHQSIDIESDSWLLLLQLKCLRVLSFKCFPIKSLPDSIGELIHLRYLDLSFTPIVILPESLCNLYNLQTLKLKNCHQLEMLPCRMHDLVNLRHLDIEGASRLKEMPKGMGKLKHLNLLERYIVGEHEENGIKELATLNNLQGSLCIVNLENVTNSGEAFEAKMGKKEHITILELKWLPNGDIVDFQSERGILEKLQPHRDLKLLSIMGYRGEIFPEWLGNSSYSNMMKLSLSHCKNCNELPSFGQLPNLQHLEIFELDRLERIGYEFYKNDESLLKTPFKSLESLTFKSMPCWREWHFPDEFNGFPQLKSLSIIDCPVLTGDLPNHLPSLEQLTVLECEELACSLPRGPKLHQLHVVGVTGMITNVASEWIVIEGTQLAESILECLSCTEAPCLQSLAIGGCSTDISISGDYLPASLQQLEIWDCKKLTFSGLLQHKLLMEIYVYNCDSLMLFPLGSLPNLRRLTIDSCRNMERVLVPQHSDDALPSLLYLEIKYCPRLVSLSTLGLAAPHLEELHIEFCPKIKSFPEGSLPQSLASLWINGCPKFA; translated from the coding sequence ATGGCTGCAAAACTTGAGGGGGGAGCTTTTCTCTCTTCCTTTGTTAATGTTGTTTTAAATAAGTTGTCTTCAATACTTGAAGATAACTCAATCCCGGAAAGAGAATTGTTTCGAAGGTTGCAGAAAAGTCTCCTTGCTGTTCGACCCGTGCTTGATGATGCTGATCACAAACAGTTCAAAGACCAAGAAGTTAATAAGTGGCTTGTTAATCTCCAAGATGCTCTTTATATGGCTGATGATTTGGTGGACGAACTCAACACAAAATCTGCCATTGCTACTCAAAGGGATCCAGGTAACTCTTCCTGGCCTCGTTGTGTTGTTGATTGGTATTTGGAAGATATTGACATGGAACACATAGTTTCTAGACTAGAGTCTATTGTAGAACTGAGAGTTCATCTTCATTTAGAAGAGATTCCTATGGAGGACATGTCATGGAGAGCTGAATCCACATCTCTGGCTGAGGGTGATGTATATGGCAGGGACACAGAGAAGGAGGAGATAATAGAGATGTTGCTAGATGGTACTGGTAACTTGTCTGTGATCTCTATAGAAGGTATGGGTGGAGTTGGAAAAACCACTTTGGCTCAGTTGATTTACAATGATGAGAAAGTGGTGGAGAAATTTGACATTAGAGTATGGGTGTGTGTTGCTACAAAGTTTGATCCTGTTAATGTTACAAAGGCTATAATAGAGGAAAtaacttcttcttcttgttgcaTTGTTAGTTTGAATTCACTTCAAACtgaattgaagaaaaagttgatgGGAAATACATTCTTGGTTGTTTTAGATGATGTTTGGAACAATCAACAAACTTTGTGGGATAGTTTTGTAAAGCTTTTTCTGTGTGGGAACAAAGGAAGTAAAATTCTTTTAACAACCCGTAATGAAAATGTTGATTCTGTTGTGTCAACTACTAATTTACATTACAAACTAGATATATTGTCTATAGAAGATTGTTGGTCAATGTTTCTGAAACATTCATCTCTTTCTACTAAATGTAGTCAATATAGAGCTCTAGAATCAATTGGTAGAAAAATTGTCAAAAAGTGCAAGGGTTTACCTTTGGCTGTGAAAACTCTTGGAGGTTTATTACGCAATAAGTATAAAGAGGATTGGAATATTATATTGGAAAGTGAAATTTGGGAACTTTCGGAAGATGATAGTAAGATTGTTCCAGCATTAAGTGTTAGTTATCACTACCTTCCTTCAGATTTAAAGCAGTGCTTTGTTTATTGTTCATTATATCCAGAGGATTATCAATTTGATAAAGAGGAATTAATCTTGATATGGATGGCTGAAGATCTTTTACAGCCAATGGGGAAAAGCACATTAGAAAAAATTGGTCGTGTGTATTTCCATGAATTAGTTGCAAGATCATTTTTTCAACCTTCTAGTACGAACGGTAGCTTATTTGTAATGCATGATCTCATGCATGACCTAGCAACATTTTTTGCTAGCAAATTCTATTTCAGAGTTAAAGAATTTGGCAACCCACACGTGATTGATAGCAAAACTCGTCATTTGTCATACACTACAAAACCTTGGGATCGAATCTCAAGACTTCGAGAGGCCTGCAATGGAGCAAGACACATGAGAACATTTCTGTATTTTCATTTGCTTCACAGTCATCAATCAATTGATATAGAAAGCGATTCTTGGCTCTTGCTACTACAGTTGAAGTGTTTAAGAGTTTTGTCATTTAAATGCTTCCCCATCAAATCATTGCCCGATTCAATTGGTGAATTGATTCATTTACGATACTTGGATCTCTCGTTTACACCTATTGTGATATTACCTGAGTCATTGTGCAACTTGTACAATCTACAAacgttgaaattgaagaattgTCATCAGTTGGAGATGCTTCCTTGCCGCATGCATGATCTTGTGAACTTGCGCCATCTTGACATCGAAGGAGCTTCTCGTTTGAAAGAGATGCCGAAAGGAATGGGAAAATTAAAGCATTTGAATTTATTAGAACGCTATATTGTTGGTGAGCATGAAGAGAATGGAATTAAAGAATTGGCAACACTCAACAATCTTCAAGGGTCACTTTGCATTGTCAATTTAGAGAATGTTACCAATAGTGGTGAAGCTTTTGAGGCAAAGATGGGCAAAAAGGAGCACATAACAATTTTAGAGTTGAAATGGCTTCCAAATGGTGATATTGTTGATTTTCAATCTGAAAGAGGTATACTTGAAAAATTACAACCTCACAGAGACTTGAAACTGCTATCAATTATGGGTTACAGGGGTGAAATATTCCCAGAGTGGTTAGGGAATTCCTCCTACAGCAATATGATGAAACTGAGCCTCAGTCATTGTAAAAATTGTAATGAGCTTCCTTCATTTGGACAGTTACCGAATTTGCAGCATCTGGAGATTTTTGAACTTGATAGGTTGGAGCgaattggttatgagttttacAAGAATGATGAATCATTACTGAAGACACCCTTCAAATCTCTCGAAAGTCTGACATTTAAGAGTATGCCTTGTTGGAGGGAGTGGCATTTTCCTGATGAGTTCAATGGTTTTCCTCAGCTTAAAAGTCTTTCAATAATAGACTGTCCAGTGTTAACAGGAGATTTGCCCAATCACCTTCCGTCTCTGGAACAACTTACCGTTTTGGAATGTGAAGAGCTTGCATGTTCACTGCCGAGAGGTCCCAAGCTTCACCAATTACATGTAGTGGGTGTGACTGGTATGATAACAAATGTAGCATCGGAATGGATTGTAATTGAAGGAACCCAGCTGGCAGAGTCCATATTGGAGTGCCTGTCCTGCACCGAAGCACCTTGTCTCCAATCTTTAGCCATCGGAGGGTGTTCGACAGACATATCAATTTCAGGGGATTATTTGCCTGCTTCATTACAACAACTGGAAATCTGGGattgtaaaaaattaacattCTCAGGGCTACTACAACACAAGTTACTAATGGAGATATATGTGTACAATTGTGATTCCCTGATGTTGTTCCCATTAGGGTCCCTTCCAAATCTCAGGAGACTCACGATCGATTCATGTAGAAACATGGAACGTGTTCTGGTGCCACAACATAGTGATGATGCTCTCCCAAGTCTCCTTTATTTAGAGATCAAATACTGCCCCCGTTTAGTATCCTTGTCCACACTAGGCTTGGCTGCGCCCCACCTAGAGGAACTGCATATAGAATTCTGcccaaaaatcaaatcttttcctgAGGGGTCCCTCCCGCAAAGTTTGGCAAGTCTTTGGATCAATGGCTGCCCGAAATTCGCATAG
- the LOC130960305 gene encoding putative disease resistance RPP13-like protein 1 isoform X2, whose translation MAAKLEGGAFLSSFVNVVLNKLSSILEDNSIPERELFRRLQKSLLAVRPVLDDADHKQFKDQEVNKWLVNLQDALYMADDLVDELNTKSAIATQRDPEIPMEDMSWRAESTSLAEGDVYGRDTEKEEIIEMLLDGTGNLSVISIEGMGGVGKTTLAQLIYNDEKVVEKFDIRVWVCVATKFDPVNVTKAIIEEITSSSCCIVSLNSLQTELKKKLMGNTFLVVLDDVWNNQQTLWDSFVKLFLCGNKGSKILLTTRNENVDSVVSTTNLHYKLDILSIEDCWSMFLKHSSLSTKCSQYRALESIGRKIVKKCKGLPLAVKTLGGLLRNKYKEDWNIILESEIWELSEDDSKIVPALSVSYHYLPSDLKQCFVYCSLYPEDYQFDKEELILIWMAEDLLQPMGKSTLEKIGRVYFHELVARSFFQPSSTNGSLFVMHDLMHDLATFFASKFYFRVKEFGNPHVIDSKTRHLSYTTKPWDRISRLREACNGARHMRTFLYFHLLHSHQSIDIESDSWLLLLQLKCLRVLSFKCFPIKSLPDSIGELIHLRYLDLSFTPIVILPESLCNLYNLQTLKLKNCHQLEMLPCRMHDLVNLRHLDIEGASRLKEMPKGMGKLKHLNLLERYIVGEHEENGIKELATLNNLQGSLCIVNLENVTNSGEAFEAKMGKKEHITILELKWLPNGDIVDFQSERGILEKLQPHRDLKLLSIMGYRGEIFPEWLGNSSYSNMMKLSLSHCKNCNELPSFGQLPNLQHLEIFELDRLERIGYEFYKNDESLLKTPFKSLESLTFKSMPCWREWHFPDEFNGFPQLKSLSIIDCPVLTGDLPNHLPSLEQLTVLECEELACSLPRGPKLHQLHVVGVTGMITNVASEWIVIEGTQLAESILECLSCTEAPCLQSLAIGGCSTDISISGDYLPASLQQLEIWDCKKLTFSGLLQHKLLMEIYVYNCDSLMLFPLGSLPNLRRLTIDSCRNMERVLVPQHSDDALPSLLYLEIKYCPRLVSLSTLGLAAPHLEELHIEFCPKIKSFPEGSLPQSLASLWINGCPKFA comes from the exons ATGGCTGCAAAACTTGAGGGGGGAGCTTTTCTCTCTTCCTTTGTTAATGTTGTTTTAAATAAGTTGTCTTCAATACTTGAAGATAACTCAATCCCGGAAAGAGAATTGTTTCGAAGGTTGCAGAAAAGTCTCCTTGCTGTTCGACCCGTGCTTGATGATGCTGATCACAAACAGTTCAAAGACCAAGAAGTTAATAAGTGGCTTGTTAATCTCCAAGATGCTCTTTATATGGCTGATGATTTGGTGGACGAACTCAACACAAAATCTGCCATTGCTACTCAAAGGGATCCAG AGATTCCTATGGAGGACATGTCATGGAGAGCTGAATCCACATCTCTGGCTGAGGGTGATGTATATGGCAGGGACACAGAGAAGGAGGAGATAATAGAGATGTTGCTAGATGGTACTGGTAACTTGTCTGTGATCTCTATAGAAGGTATGGGTGGAGTTGGAAAAACCACTTTGGCTCAGTTGATTTACAATGATGAGAAAGTGGTGGAGAAATTTGACATTAGAGTATGGGTGTGTGTTGCTACAAAGTTTGATCCTGTTAATGTTACAAAGGCTATAATAGAGGAAAtaacttcttcttcttgttgcaTTGTTAGTTTGAATTCACTTCAAACtgaattgaagaaaaagttgatgGGAAATACATTCTTGGTTGTTTTAGATGATGTTTGGAACAATCAACAAACTTTGTGGGATAGTTTTGTAAAGCTTTTTCTGTGTGGGAACAAAGGAAGTAAAATTCTTTTAACAACCCGTAATGAAAATGTTGATTCTGTTGTGTCAACTACTAATTTACATTACAAACTAGATATATTGTCTATAGAAGATTGTTGGTCAATGTTTCTGAAACATTCATCTCTTTCTACTAAATGTAGTCAATATAGAGCTCTAGAATCAATTGGTAGAAAAATTGTCAAAAAGTGCAAGGGTTTACCTTTGGCTGTGAAAACTCTTGGAGGTTTATTACGCAATAAGTATAAAGAGGATTGGAATATTATATTGGAAAGTGAAATTTGGGAACTTTCGGAAGATGATAGTAAGATTGTTCCAGCATTAAGTGTTAGTTATCACTACCTTCCTTCAGATTTAAAGCAGTGCTTTGTTTATTGTTCATTATATCCAGAGGATTATCAATTTGATAAAGAGGAATTAATCTTGATATGGATGGCTGAAGATCTTTTACAGCCAATGGGGAAAAGCACATTAGAAAAAATTGGTCGTGTGTATTTCCATGAATTAGTTGCAAGATCATTTTTTCAACCTTCTAGTACGAACGGTAGCTTATTTGTAATGCATGATCTCATGCATGACCTAGCAACATTTTTTGCTAGCAAATTCTATTTCAGAGTTAAAGAATTTGGCAACCCACACGTGATTGATAGCAAAACTCGTCATTTGTCATACACTACAAAACCTTGGGATCGAATCTCAAGACTTCGAGAGGCCTGCAATGGAGCAAGACACATGAGAACATTTCTGTATTTTCATTTGCTTCACAGTCATCAATCAATTGATATAGAAAGCGATTCTTGGCTCTTGCTACTACAGTTGAAGTGTTTAAGAGTTTTGTCATTTAAATGCTTCCCCATCAAATCATTGCCCGATTCAATTGGTGAATTGATTCATTTACGATACTTGGATCTCTCGTTTACACCTATTGTGATATTACCTGAGTCATTGTGCAACTTGTACAATCTACAAacgttgaaattgaagaattgTCATCAGTTGGAGATGCTTCCTTGCCGCATGCATGATCTTGTGAACTTGCGCCATCTTGACATCGAAGGAGCTTCTCGTTTGAAAGAGATGCCGAAAGGAATGGGAAAATTAAAGCATTTGAATTTATTAGAACGCTATATTGTTGGTGAGCATGAAGAGAATGGAATTAAAGAATTGGCAACACTCAACAATCTTCAAGGGTCACTTTGCATTGTCAATTTAGAGAATGTTACCAATAGTGGTGAAGCTTTTGAGGCAAAGATGGGCAAAAAGGAGCACATAACAATTTTAGAGTTGAAATGGCTTCCAAATGGTGATATTGTTGATTTTCAATCTGAAAGAGGTATACTTGAAAAATTACAACCTCACAGAGACTTGAAACTGCTATCAATTATGGGTTACAGGGGTGAAATATTCCCAGAGTGGTTAGGGAATTCCTCCTACAGCAATATGATGAAACTGAGCCTCAGTCATTGTAAAAATTGTAATGAGCTTCCTTCATTTGGACAGTTACCGAATTTGCAGCATCTGGAGATTTTTGAACTTGATAGGTTGGAGCgaattggttatgagttttacAAGAATGATGAATCATTACTGAAGACACCCTTCAAATCTCTCGAAAGTCTGACATTTAAGAGTATGCCTTGTTGGAGGGAGTGGCATTTTCCTGATGAGTTCAATGGTTTTCCTCAGCTTAAAAGTCTTTCAATAATAGACTGTCCAGTGTTAACAGGAGATTTGCCCAATCACCTTCCGTCTCTGGAACAACTTACCGTTTTGGAATGTGAAGAGCTTGCATGTTCACTGCCGAGAGGTCCCAAGCTTCACCAATTACATGTAGTGGGTGTGACTGGTATGATAACAAATGTAGCATCGGAATGGATTGTAATTGAAGGAACCCAGCTGGCAGAGTCCATATTGGAGTGCCTGTCCTGCACCGAAGCACCTTGTCTCCAATCTTTAGCCATCGGAGGGTGTTCGACAGACATATCAATTTCAGGGGATTATTTGCCTGCTTCATTACAACAACTGGAAATCTGGGattgtaaaaaattaacattCTCAGGGCTACTACAACACAAGTTACTAATGGAGATATATGTGTACAATTGTGATTCCCTGATGTTGTTCCCATTAGGGTCCCTTCCAAATCTCAGGAGACTCACGATCGATTCATGTAGAAACATGGAACGTGTTCTGGTGCCACAACATAGTGATGATGCTCTCCCAAGTCTCCTTTATTTAGAGATCAAATACTGCCCCCGTTTAGTATCCTTGTCCACACTAGGCTTGGCTGCGCCCCACCTAGAGGAACTGCATATAGAATTCTGcccaaaaatcaaatcttttcctgAGGGGTCCCTCCCGCAAAGTTTGGCAAGTCTTTGGATCAATGGCTGCCCGAAATTCGCATAG